A stretch of DNA from Carya illinoinensis cultivar Pawnee chromosome 12, C.illinoinensisPawnee_v1, whole genome shotgun sequence:
AGCCTGCAGAATCAGTACACTACAATTAGGACTTAATGTTCAAAGCCATGACCAAATCTAAACTTCTTCATTTCATGTCTGTTGTGTGCTCTAAAGCATAACCATCTTTGTATTCCATTATCAAACACTAACCAACCCTAACCAGAAATCCCAAGTTTCATTCAGATACCTGCTTCCAAGAAAAATTCCAGCAATCGACAGTTCGGTTAACAGTCACTTCTCACACCTACCACTTTGTCCAGCAACATTGCTTTCTACTTTCAGTCACTCAAGCGCCATAAAGAATCAATCTTTTCAAACAGATGTGCCCAAATTCCTTCAATAACCTTTCCCATCCTTTAAAATTCAAAAGCCACAATCTTCCTTCTAAATTTTTCTTCCAATTAGCCCCAAAACCACTGGGTCGCTGCTGTGCTATGTCAGATTCGATACTGAGGCTTTGTCCTGTGCCAGTTTTGGTCTCAAAGGCCAAGATCctatataaattttatgaagATTGTGAAGAGGATGAGGTCATGTTTGATTGTGGGGTTCTAGGCTGAGCAAATGAAGTAGACACTTCTCTTCTCCGTGTCATAGGCATATCCCATGATCTATTCGGGCCTAATACATCCTCCTAGATACCCCATGACCTCAGCAACCATTTCAAACTTAACCTATCGAATGGCCTTTTTCATCCACCATAAAAGAACCACCTTAGGTTCTTGGTTGCTGCCTACATATTCCAGCAAGATGTTTTCAGTTCTTTCACCCATCACACTTAATCTTTTGAAACCCTAGTCAATCTCAACCTAAGCCCACCACGAAGAACAAGTAGGTAAAGGTTTCCGAAATTGATCTCAATGTAAAGGAACAATGAAAGTAGAAAGACTGACTATGTTAACCCAAATCCCAATCCTACAATGGCAAAGTTATAGGAAATTAATATTTAAGTCATGAACCAATCATTAATAAGTTTAACTTgctgatggaaaaaaaaaaaataagtcgtGAACCAGCATCTTGAcatcaaatcaaattttatccATACCAATGACACCCCAAAAACAGCAAAAGGAACTCACCAGCAACGCTATTTAACATTTGAAGTAGACAATGTTGTTGGAATGATGACATATATCCCACACCCCACCCTTTAAGATCAATCTGCATAAGATGCTGCACCTGTGCCCTAGGCCTCCCATTACGAGGTTTTAGAGGAGAAATGTTGAATCCTCCacctttaaaaatataaatatataaataaacaaaatatttccaTCTCTCGATTTCAGAAATCAGGCACCAgaataaattaaagaagaaaaatagaactgaCTCTCAATATGCGCTCGAACATATCCAGGTTGTGGACCACAGTTCTCATGCTCCCTAGAACGAAATAAGACAACTGCACGATAACAAGTAAGAAAACATGGAAATTTCTAATGAGAAAACAATAAGTGAATTGTCCAAACAAGCAGAACATTTACCATAACTTCCATCATCATTTCGTCGCCAATATCGCACATAACAAAGATCACGAGGCCACACAAACCTGCAACAGCAAGGGTTAGTGAGtatccaaaacaaatgaaattaTGCATATAATTgtagaaaggaaaaagggatcTTCTCCCTAACAACTGAACTTAAATTTAAACCCCTGAAGAAATTTTTATGCAACACGGCAGTGaaaagaggaaaacaaaaaagttaTCGGTTTTACATTATGAAGATAAGGATATAGAAAGCCCTCAAGGAGAATTGAGCACAAGGAAGAAGAGTATTTAACGTATTCTAAGAAAAACACCCAAACAGTCCTGTTCATCCAATTACTAAGCCTAAAGATAAGGGAAAGCACCCAAGCATGAGGAAGAAACTGaataaatgttttctttctttggtaCTACAGAAACAAGCTAGTCCGTGTTATAACAGTTTCATTCTCATGGAGTCTCCAAAAATCAGTGAGAAACTCTCTTCTCCAGTTTGGCATGCACCTGCATGCAGTGATCTAATTAACAGTGCATCCTTGCCTAAGGAGTCATTCATTGAACGATGTCACTGAACACAACCATCATCCCAAAGCCCTAAGGACCACACTGGCTCAAAACATATcaaatgggagagagagagagagagagagagagagaaccggggggggggggggggggggggggttgtccATGGTTCAGACATGAATGATAtgcataaataattatatttttggcATGTAGCAGTTCAAAAGCCCATTCATAAATCCATTGAGGTAATCATTTCACAAGGATGCCAACATAGCTGTCATATCAAAGCCCAAGGAGTGCACAAGCACCTTCGGTTGCTCAAcagtttatgaaaaataaacaggGACCTCCATGGTTCAGAAAAACACGAATTTCTGCACCCCAATCAGGAAATTTCAAGAAAGCACATTCCTGTAAACAGCCCACACCCTTTACCTTTTCCCCCCTCCTGATGCTATTCCTCCAAGAGAATACTGCAATATAGCAGCACCTAAATACCCATGAATTTTTTCTCCAATTCAACAAAGTTTGAACAACTTAATaatcaaactttaaaaaaaaaaaaaaacatccatTAAGAAGATAACTTTCTAAGGAGTTCTATCTGATTTTAGAAtctaataaatacataaaaaggcATAAAAATATATCCACAATAAAAATGTTGTgataaaacataaaacatatcTAGCAAACCACTCATGATTACAACAATGCATATCGGTTACATACTTCTCCACAAAACATTATAAACCACACATACCACAATTTAAAGGTAAGTAACAATTTGCAAAGCCACTAAATACGTTTCTAGATATTAGGACACATCCAGATCTTCACAGCAAGATCAATAGTATCGATTGAACACACATGAGATGAGGGAGGGGTAGAAGCTTTAGTTTGAAGTTGCATGAATGCAGCATGTTATGACAGTTTTTATTCAGAAAGCTAAGAAATTATATTAGCacttaatataaattaactatTTAGACATATCACTTGGTAGAAGCATTACATTGGGAACCAGTCCAACTGAAGTCTGTGATAAAGTATTGCTGTGTGCCCATCCACCTCCTCTACTAAACTACCATACTGGAAACTGCAATCCCACCTGGACACCACATTAAAAGAAACAAGGCATGGTTAACAGTGCATCAACCATAACTCAATTACcggaggagggggggggggggggggggggggggggggccgtGGTGGGGCTACTTCAAAACATTGTATAGCTGTTAAGATCAATAAAATGATTCTCTTAAAAAAGAGACATGGAGGTTCACATGTtttcaagccacataaaatcatgaaaaacTGACAGAGTCAAACAGGTAAGACATGGAGAAAATAGACAAAAGACATTTAAACACaagttgaaacttgaaaaagCTATCACCTACACATTCCAATAAAAGCCAATGAAGACTGCCAAGTACGAAATGAAGCAATAAAAACACCAAAATAAGACAAAATACAAGTCCCCATTTGGTAAGGTTTTAATTTGAAAAGAGATACCAGAGCTCACTATTTTATATTACCTCAAGAAGTAGGTGTGCTAACTAATCAACACACCATGCTTATGAGCAATCTGCCTGCTAATCCTATAAATTTAGCTGCTCTCTAGATCCACAGTGGCATATGATCAAAAGAAAACATGTGGGGGTGTAAGCACAGCCCGTAAGTTCTACAAATGAATGCTAAGAGACAATAGTAGCAGGCTGCCGACAGCTGCctatgaaattgaaaaatgaaggCCAAAGGAGCACAAAataatatgtaacaaaactACTTTCAAGAACCACAGAACTGTAAGAACATAAATGAGTCAAGTTGAAACGATATGCCTGATATGGATGAGCATTTAGTGTATATATAAGCAAGACCTAATAAAGTTTTCCCTTCATGTTGCCACATTTTATGCTAATTTTTGCTTGTTTCTTCTTTTCTGATAACCAACCAATGTACTAAAGAACATTAAGGGATGCAAGCATctacaaataagaaaaataactctAAAAAGTTGCATCCAAACCCTAAAGAGCTTTCAAGCCTCTACAAAAGCCCCTAAAAACCAATCCTGCAGTTTTTCTATTGTCTAGATGTCGCACCTATGCCAATTCAGCTGGTCATAAAGAAGTTCTTGGGAATACTTCCCAAAGTTTCACACTTTAAACACAACAGCTTTTAAAAACTGTTTCCAAaactctctttaaaaaaaagcctaaaaattaataacaaacaaaaagagGGAGGGGAGGAGGGAGCAGTGCCACCTTGCTCCAATTCTACAAGGGCGATCTTCCCCCTTGCGAGCGGCTGCCACAGGCTGCAATGGAAGGGGAGATTTGCCCCTTTCTCACTCATGGCAGTCACAACTACACCTAGAGAGAAGAGATCTACCCCCTCCTCATGCACAGTCATATAGGCTGCAATTCAATGGGGAGATCTCCCCCTTCTCCACTCACGCAGCCACGGATGGAAGGGGGAGATCCCCTCCCTTCCATGCGTATTTCTGCCGCACATAGGGAGAGATCCCTTTCACTGCCCATTGTTGCCAAAGATCTCCCTACCAAGTGTGACGAAGCTCCACTGTAGGCGTTATCTGCCGAGGGGATCTTAGACAAAGACAGCAAAGGGTGGAGAAGTTTGGCATCTCCCCTTACGAGCGACCATATGGAAAAAGAGCCCAAGCAACAACAGGAAAGCGAGTTCTCTAAAGCAGCACAACCCAAATCGATGGAGATGAGCCAATCCACGGCTATCTCCAAGAGGGTGGTGGCTCCTCGATGGCAtagaaatttttacaaattattgtGATTCGTAATTcacaataaattcatttcaaatgaTATCACAGAAAGATGAGGACTCGTCTCAAATGTACTTGGAATGAGTCTTTCTCGTACATGGAAAAAAGATCTCGGCTATCAAAATGATGACACTTCTACACCTGGTGTGAGGAGACAATCTGTGAAAAAGTGGAAAAAGCAAGCTAATAGCATTTACACATCTGTAGCAACTAATATGACAAACATTGAAATGAATAGCACAATGATCAAGACTGAGTAGGAAATGAAATAaggtcacacacacacacacacagatcaTATACATTATAGGTCTTAATCTCCTGCTACTTGTGAGCAACCATTGaattctttgtatttttttctatttcaaaaCCCTCCATATGGCTAAGTGAAAATAGGGTTTGTATACAATGTTCCTGAACACTCACCCAACTACAAACGAAGTGAATATTAGTTGTGTAAAACAAGGAACACCAAAACAATGAGCAGACCTAATCAATATAAGCTTCGTTTGAAAAAGTAAAACACCTACTCAAACCGTGTCCCATCCATGCTCATAACAAGTTCAAATATTTCTTCACAGGTACCCTCCACAACACCAACTGCCTTCATTGCTCTGCTACAGCTCCTTGGCTGCACAAGGAAGACCATAAATAAAGTTTTGAACTAAAACAACACAATGCATAGTAAAACCATTTCATTTGCATAAAGcacgagaaaagaaaaaactccaTACAAGGTAATCAACTTCAACAAGTTCTTCAAAAATGCGAAGTCCTGTCAACATTAATAATGATAAGTCAAAAACAATTCATAATGCCATTACAATCTTGCCAGCGATTAATCTCATCAAATCCCATTCCTTTAATAATTATTCTAAAAACTGCTGTTCTGAGCCAAACTTCTAACTAATGTAAGCAATAAGAAAATACTTGCCATTTTGGCATTGGAGAAGACGCCAATACTTTCTTGAAAATGCTTGATTGTTGGTATTCTGATTCGAGAATTCCAAGTCAATTTCCCGTGTCCAGTCAAACACCGACTCTGGAGGACCTGCCACTTGTATGAAGACAGTCAGATTCAGGTAGAAAATGCATCAAACTaacacaaacaaaaatataaggACTCAAAGAAGACCATTTCCAATTGTTGTTCTTCGTAACAAATTTGGATGAGCGTCATCTTCATCCTCCTGTGCACTGAACCTGCCCAAGtacagaaattattttttaacaaggCATAAGCACAATTTGACAACATAAAGAAATGTGGTTCTCCATAAGTAATACCATATACCAAAGTATGATAACAAGGATAGAACTTGCTCACAAAAATGcagtaaaaaaaacataacataaGCCGCATGAGCAGTATTTAAGGACGGCaagaagataacaaaataatttccaaatacATTTGAAGAAAGATATATCTACAAGAACACGGCAATAAGACAAAGATTTCATCTCAGACCAGAATAACGTTGAAGCATATGGATAATTGTAAAAAGTACAAAAGAAGAGAATGATAATCTTGCAAAATACTGGCAATTAAATGCAAATATTACACGTGAGTtttgtacatatatattttcagaAGTACTGCCACAACTATAACCAAAACAAGAAGAGCAACAAGAAGTACTTACTGACTTTCGTGGTCAGATGAGGAAGCAGTCCTTCCATTATCCATCCCAGATTTATATTCAAAAGAAACATATTTGTTTCCGTTTGCCACTTGTGATCCCTGATGCTACACGCATAAATAAGCAATGAATATTATATGCATCAATGCCTATGGTGCAGGGAGTATATTCCCTGCAGATGAATATATAAGAAGCTGAAAAACACCTAAGATGTAATGATTGACcagaaatattcttatttaattACCAAAACATGTAATAAAAggccaaaacaaataaagaacatATCAAGAATAGGAATCAACTTCCTACCATTATCCATAGATAAatacataaaactaaaaacagGGGTAGGTGGAAAGGAGAATTTGGAGTAAATTATGCAGGCTGAAAACAGCATACCTGATCAATAACAAGCTCAATCTTTTCCTTCCAGATTAACGCCTCTTGGATGTTCCATGCTGCCATCTAGAACATAAACACAGCCCATATGAGTATGTAGTCTCTCATCCAGTTACTCAAATAAGGTTATGTGATTATTACCAAACAGAAGTCTAAACTCATTAGAAAAATGATTAACAGAATAACATGTCAAGTGTATGAATATACTAATAAACTGcacaaacaatttaatttaaaaaatagaaggaCTAAGGGGACGCAAAAAAATCACATAGGTGAAAGTAGTGAGGAAGGGCATGATTGCTTACATTAAATGGAAAATACTACCTTCAATGGGGCTTAATGGAACtttatgtttaaaataaaaggtAACGTTCACGTTGATTAACTCAGATAGTTAGGAAACCAGCTTATTCAGCAGACTTTGTTATTAAACTTGCAAGTGACCCAACGAGTGATTACAACAGACAATCATTTGCCATTTGAACCATACACTTGCATTAAGCCccttgtagttttttttttccttaggaATCACATTACTTatccaagaaaaaagaaagaatctgCTAGTTAAAATACTGCCAAGTAAAGCTGTTGCAAGACCTCAAGTCCTTCAATACTCAATAGAAAGGTTGATTAATTTGATACTCTCACAACCCCCATGAAAAACACTATAGCTTAAAGTTTTGATGAAGCTGGAAGCATGAGTAGATAAAGATTTTACTTTCACTTCCATTAAAGCATAAGTTTCTTAGAAAGAACGAAGGAAAATGTGCTTGATCAAGCAAACCCTAGGGGTCTAACAAAAGAACCCTGAAACCAAAGGCAGTTTTCATTGATATTCTAAAATAAAGCTTCTATTACAAAGCTATCGTAGACTCTAAACTAATCTTCAACCTATAAATCAGCTTAAACAGAAATAAAACTTCATTAACAAAAGACAAAAGGCACATACAGGTGCACAAGGTGTATAAAAAAGTGTTACCTATCTAGAATTAGAAAataatacaagaaaatcatgaaaagttAACTCAAGTCTGTAGAGGCTGTCCAAATGAAATGAGTACTAGAAAATAGAGTTTTGAGCAACTCCAGCATCCGTTCATGATCTTCAAGATTCTTGTTGTTCATTTCCCTCCATTTACATCATACTAGGCAAGTAAGCAACCCTCTTCCATGCCGTGACAATTTTTCGACTTCATCCTAATCCtctctaagaaaaaaaaaaatgcacataaTCTTTTGGGCATGACCCAAGCCAATCCAACCCATTGGAAGAAGTCATTCCATACAGCATTAAACAAAACATCTTGCAATGGAGTAAAAAATCAACAAACTCCCAACTCCTCTTGCACATGCAGCACCAATCAATCACcacaatgtgttttttttttcttgaattttttttttttttataagtaagaaagacTTTATTGATCCATGTAATTAGGCAAAACCcgagtacacaagaagtatacaaaagaaaacctAGTTACAAACTACATGCTAAGAAAAGTAGcgtaaaagtcattaaaactcgTTCCATTCAAAACAATGGAAGAAGCCCAAAGCaacaatgtatgaaagaaaaagtccctaaaaTCCCCCGGAGAGCATTCCCATATTGTCAAAACAGCGACCATATCTTTcattccatgtgcaccacattaagcatagaggcaccatcttccaaacagctaCAATGTGGCGATTACCCCATATCCCTTTCCAACATGACAACAAGTCTATTACCTTCCCAGGCATTACCCATGCAAGACCGAGCCCGCCTAGTaaaaatttcatcccataaagccttGACTACTTCGCAATGAAGAAGTAGGTGATCTACTGATTCGCTATCGTGTTTGCACATAGAGCACCAATCTGTGATTTAGAGACCTTGCTTTCTCAATTTGTCAATAGTCAGAATTTTCCCATGGGAAGCCAGCCAAGCAAAAAATGCATGGAATTATCCATGGTGAGATTCTTTCATAGAGAGGCTATCCATGAAAAAAACCACAGCTCTCGATTGGGTCTTCGTCTACCATATACTCTTCCAAGGCAAAAAATTATTACCATGACCGATGATGGCATTATAAAAAGAGCAAACAGTGAACATATCTTTCTTGGTAGGGGCTCAAAGAAGTTTATCTTCAGCTCCTCATCCCAAACCAGTGGAATATAGCTGATAAAAGAATATAATGAAGGCATCTACCAAGTCTTGAGCCACTCTAAAAAAACTTACATTCCACTGAGGGGAAATCATAAGATATCTCCCAATGGTCTGCTATTGAAACAACCTTTACTAGCAATGTTGTACACATCTGGGAAAGTTTCCTCAAGAGCCAATCTCGACACCACGGATCATGCCAAAATCTAATCTAGATCAATTACAAGTATAAGACTTTCCCCGATCCTTTTATTACATTCTTCCATGATTCAATCCCCTGAGGTCTTTGGGCATTAGAACACTAACCACCCCCACAAACATCCATATTTAGAATCTACCCAAATACTAGTACCCAGTGAACAGAACTCTATAAAAGTTATGACtagcaatttttttcttatacatGGTCCAGCATCAAAACTACAGCAACAGAGATCACCCAAACCAAAAGGTAAATTATGCtccaaaataatagtaaatgatAATTGATAAAGTTGGAAGGAAATGATGTAAACATCTGAAGAAGTCAACactaatttataaacttattaaGGAAAAAGCACATACTGTAATTCGATGGTGCTTCTCTTTCTTGTTGTATACACACAAAACATAAACCATCTGCACCAAGCAAATACATAAACTAAGTGAGACACTCCATCGCAAAGAAAGATTACAGCCCAGCATCCTACATACCACCAGAACTAGAACAGGTCAGATCTATTGGAAATTGCGTTCGTCTAtgcgtgtgcgtgtgtgtgtgtgtgtgtgtggagagagagagagagagagagagagagagagagagagagagttgacaCTGTTTATGCCTGCAGCAAGCAAAAACTGCTTCAAAACGAGTGCCAACTATCACAAATACAATTTCAAAGGTTCTCGTCTCGGGAACTTGCCATTTGTGaaaatttatgcttaatttttctttctacaTATCCTAGGGTCACTCACAAGCAAGCCACTCCAATCTCCAAAAGTTCAAGAGTGTCCTAAAGTCTGCTCAAAGTTCCAAACAGACACAGAAGTGAAAATAAGGATTTACTGATTGAACTCACAGATAACCGTCACAATAACGATccaaataataagatgagacaagattagaagagaaacTGCTGGCTACTGCCTCATACTGCACATAGTCTAAACTCTACAACACTAACGCCACAACAGATTTACCATAGTTCCATAATCTTACATAATTTAACAAAGAAAATCAGCTCCCGCAATTAGCCTACTTGAACTCTAATAGAAAAACGAAACGGACAAGAAATTTGAGCTAGGAGTACCCGTAAAATTTACCTACTACGTAAAACGTTCAAATTCAGTTCAAACGGTTGGTTTATCATTTATTGAAGAATCACAAGAAGCAATCGtcaacagagagagaaaagagaactCACATGTCCATGATGGGTCTTCAGGCCTCGATCCTCCACTCTACAGTTTCCATCAATTACCATGGTTTGAATTGGAACCTAAAAAAGCGCACCCCATcccccataaaaataaaaaataaaaagaaaaaagaaaaatacgtTACAACGTCGAATTACATTGTATTATTTACGAACGCAATAAATCTGTAAAGTGAATGAATAAAGATTCTtggtttaaaagaaaattaaaaataaaaataaaaaagttaagaatcTTCCGGTCCTTTTTTgctaataaaaattctatttctcctTTAACGCAAATCCTCCTCCACTTTTGCTAAAAGCAAATTATAAAGCATCAAACACAAAAACACGAGTTTAAAAATCCAGCACACGACGAAACAATCAAAATCcttcaagaaaaagaaaggaaatggaAAATCATAGGAATTTAGGATTCTAGCACACTAAGAAAGAATCAAAATCCTTAAAAAAGCGACAGAAAGAGGAAAATCACCTGATTGTCCTGAGGTTTTCTCTTGTAGTAAGCAAGCAAGCGAGACCCGAGCACAAAATACCGCATGTGGATGAACGAGCGCCCGATCTTTCTCCGTCCGTAGCGGACCATCCAACCTTCGTACACCACCTTGGACGACATCGTTCCCACACCGtgcgaagaaaaaaaaattccgcAATCCAACTCGAAAATGGAAAAACTCGCTGATTCGGAAGCTCGGAGATTGGCAAACTTCTTTGCTTCGAGGAGATCAGTGAGATACCTAAGTAACTCGATTGGTCATGGTTTTGGGATTCAGAAATCCTTTCAGATAGTCGGTATTCGGAAGCGGATGAACAGAAAATCAGCGAATATATGTCTCATTTCTTGAGGGACACAAGGAATTCTCATCCTAGAAATTGAAATTCCGCATGAGAAAGGAAAATGCGAATTCAAATTTTGATTGACTTCGCAGTAAATccagcgagagagagagagagagagagagagagtagggaAAGGAGGAGCTTTCTTCTTTTACTTTACATGTCACGTCACGCCGGGATCGGGGACAAATTGTCGAAACGACGGCGTACAGGGTGttcagagagagaaagagaggggtGTCGTCCAGGATAGAGAGGACTATTGACCGACTGAGAGGCGCTCGAGTAGGGGGGATGTGCGGGCGACGTGGAGGGATGCCATAGGCCAGTGGAGCCAGGGGAGAGATCTTGGCGCCGTGAGGCCGTCTTTGTCCAGCTGCgagttaaaaagaaaacaacaaaattaTTCGTATTTTTCAGTAGAGAAATAATTTAGCTATAAACTTAGGACTCAGGAGATTAATTGATTCCGTACCGTTATCTTTACATAACAATGATACGTATACTCTCTATTTAAGGAATGTaatacaaacatatataattttatttttaaaattattaaattatcttttttaaaataatattttttttttaataaaagacctGCATATACAGTCCccacttaaaaattataaatagaatttctcatcTTTATAAACCGATTCTTTCATTTTATCGAtttatctctcttttttaatcaagtgtcaatttatattatatattaatatatctatAGTGTTAttactataaattataatattttgctaatatcatagtataatactaatatatatcatagtatgatactatattaatatgatactgtattaatatcatattattaatattatactaatatcatagtattaatactaacatactaagttaactatattatattataactcttataacatattataaaaaaaattgataaatgtTCGTATTTAGgattaaaatcttatattataaattatgatataaaattatttcatatataatatataattatatataaaaatttcatatataattatatatattatatataaaggtATGCTTGGTTTGAAAATAGAAGAGATTGTAGCATGTGTGGGCAAATAGGATGATTGATGTTTCTAATGTGTAGCATTCTATACATTTAAGGTTGTCGTTTTATAATGTTCTCCTTACTAGTGACCATTTTAGAGAGAGATACTCTCCATTCTCTCTGGAACCTCATTTCTATGACAACTGTGGCCAGAGAGGAGGGTGGAACTGTAGCTTTCACCCTCCTATCTTTCTCATTTCCTTTTATGTATTGTGTATACACTTtcaatatagtattttttttcctcatccCTCTTGTGGTTCAATTTTGGTCAAATCTAATTCTTTCTGGGCACCTTCAGCCTACACGCGACGTACCAACACTTCCTATAGCTGCCAATCTATTGGGATGGTGCGGAGTTGCGCCAAAATGCTCGGCATAATGTTTCCGACGGCTACACGCATCGTACTAGCAGTTTCATCacgccaagatctttcatatatGAGTCACCTCGTTTTCTTC
This window harbors:
- the LOC122288864 gene encoding protein ENHANCED DISEASE RESISTANCE 2-like isoform X2, which translates into the protein MSSKVVYEGWMVRYGRRKIGRSFIHMRYFVLGSRLLAYYKRKPQDNQVPIQTMVIDGNCRVEDRGLKTHHGHMVYVLCVYNKKEKHHRITMAAWNIQEALIWKEKIELVIDQGSQVANGNKYVSFEYKSGMDNGRTASSSDHESQFSAQEDEDDAHPNLLRRTTIGNGPPESVFDWTREIDLEFSNQNTNNQAFSRKYWRLLQCQNGLRIFEELVEVDYLPRSCSRAMKAVGVVEGTCEEIFELVMSMDGTRFEWDCSFQYGSLVEEVDGHTAILYHRLQLDWFPMFVWPRDLCYVRYWRRNDDGSYVVLFRSREHENCGPQPGYVRAHIESGGFNISPLKPRNGRPRAQVQHLMQIDLKGWGVGYMSSFQQHCLLQMLNSVAGLREWCAQTDERNAPPRIPVMVNMTSASVSSEKGEKLNASFHPGVPTDQINATSRNSVMMEEYSDEDEEYQIAEPEQEADPSRLESDIKRTALEEEPADEIDLTCFSGNLRHDDRDKARDCWKISEGNNFRVRSKHFCYNKTKIPAGKHLMDLVAVDWFKDTKRMDHVARRQGSAAQVALEKGLFSMVINLQVPGSTHYSMVFYFVMKDLVPGSLLQRFVDGDDEFRNSRLKLIPSVPKGSWIVRQSVGSTPCLLGKAVDCNYIRGPNYLEIDVDIGSSTVANGVLGLVIGVITTLVVDMAFLVQANTTDELPERLIGAVRVSHIELSSAIVPKLEPDPS
- the LOC122288864 gene encoding protein ENHANCED DISEASE RESISTANCE 2-like isoform X1, which codes for MSSKVVYEGWMVRYGRRKIGRSFIHMRYFVLGSRLLAYYKRKPQDNQVPIQTMVIDGNCRVEDRGLKTHHGHMVYVLCVYNKKEKHHRITMAAWNIQEALIWKEKIELVIDQHQGSQVANGNKYVSFEYKSGMDNGRTASSSDHESQFSAQEDEDDAHPNLLRRTTIGNGPPESVFDWTREIDLEFSNQNTNNQAFSRKYWRLLQCQNGLRIFEELVEVDYLPRSCSRAMKAVGVVEGTCEEIFELVMSMDGTRFEWDCSFQYGSLVEEVDGHTAILYHRLQLDWFPMFVWPRDLCYVRYWRRNDDGSYVVLFRSREHENCGPQPGYVRAHIESGGFNISPLKPRNGRPRAQVQHLMQIDLKGWGVGYMSSFQQHCLLQMLNSVAGLREWCAQTDERNAPPRIPVMVNMTSASVSSEKGEKLNASFHPGVPTDQINATSRNSVMMEEYSDEDEEYQIAEPEQEADPSRLESDIKRTALEEEPADEIDLTCFSGNLRHDDRDKARDCWKISEGNNFRVRSKHFCYNKTKIPAGKHLMDLVAVDWFKDTKRMDHVARRQGSAAQVALEKGLFSMVINLQVPGSTHYSMVFYFVMKDLVPGSLLQRFVDGDDEFRNSRLKLIPSVPKGSWIVRQSVGSTPCLLGKAVDCNYIRGPNYLEIDVDIGSSTVANGVLGLVIGVITTLVVDMAFLVQANTTDELPERLIGAVRVSHIELSSAIVPKLEPDPS